The uncultured Bacteroides sp. genome has a segment encoding these proteins:
- a CDS encoding acyltransferase family protein, which yields MRNRDLSLDLLRILSAISVITIHVAGDYWSTVSIHSLEWQTFNFYDSMARFSVPAFVMISGVLLLDTSYKLTVSNLFKKKILRFILMFFIWSLFYTFVFTPPHNLKELLVSCFSGATHLWFLKMIIGLYILIPILRKIVSDKQTARYFLIVYIVFSLFVYPLQGVNYFGIIYEQFIDNGYMYMPLGFTGYFIAGYYLKRMVTFKKNVRVCIYLLAIVGFIITVIGTGVISNAKGTATESLYDYLTPNVAMMTLGVFTFFNYRMPKIEFSDKMRSQIIKLSNYTLGIYLIHPFYVFILNRFHINALSMNPIISVPFIVLIVFVLSLISATLLKKIPVVNKCIV from the coding sequence ATGAGAAACAGAGATCTTTCTTTAGATTTGCTCCGCATACTCTCCGCTATATCAGTAATTACAATACATGTTGCAGGTGATTATTGGTCTACTGTCAGCATTCACTCTTTAGAATGGCAGACATTCAATTTCTATGATAGCATGGCCCGATTCTCCGTTCCTGCATTTGTTATGATCAGCGGAGTTTTGCTCTTGGATACTTCTTATAAATTAACTGTTTCTAATTTATTTAAAAAGAAGATTCTAAGATTTATCCTAATGTTTTTCATTTGGAGCTTGTTCTATACCTTTGTTTTTACTCCTCCGCATAACCTAAAAGAACTCCTTGTAAGTTGCTTTTCAGGAGCTACCCATTTATGGTTCTTAAAGATGATTATTGGATTATACATATTAATTCCCATCTTGAGAAAAATAGTTAGTGACAAACAAACCGCAAGATATTTCCTTATTGTATATATTGTTTTCTCTTTATTTGTTTACCCATTACAAGGCGTAAACTATTTCGGAATAATTTATGAACAGTTTATAGATAATGGTTATATGTATATGCCCTTGGGCTTTACCGGGTATTTTATTGCTGGCTACTATTTAAAACGGATGGTGACTTTTAAAAAGAATGTCCGGGTGTGCATTTATCTTCTTGCCATTGTAGGTTTTATAATAACAGTAATAGGTACAGGTGTTATTTCAAATGCTAAAGGAACTGCAACAGAATCACTATATGATTACTTAACCCCAAATGTAGCAATGATGACATTGGGCGTTTTTACTTTTTTCAATTATAGAATGCCAAAGATAGAGTTTAGTGATAAAATGAGAAGTCAGATCATTAAGCTCTCAAATTATACATTGGGAATTTATCTGATTCATCCTTTTTATGTATTTATTCTCAATCGTTTTCATATAAATGCATTATCTATGAATCCAATAATTTCGGTGCCATTCATCGTATTAATTGTATTTGTTTTATCTTTAATCAGCGCTACTCTTCTAAAGAAGATCCCTGTTGTAAACAAATGTATTGTGTAA
- a CDS encoding TonB-dependent receptor, with protein MVKKTHGKILFTAIIFLTFILQIKAQNTQHEKFKIFGTVYEETTRGKNATLPFATISIPDYSMSVLSNTNGNFSLGNIPSGKVRVSVSFLGKVTVDTLINVSSNLNLNFILKEENFRLQEIVVTAENSKAGQSTASKISRTAMDHLQATSLNDVLSLLPGGVTSNQTLSEASQINIRSVSANAADKNMNGLGAVIIRDGAPISNNANLQTMSPSVVGATASLGGTSSPSGGFDIRGISVDNIESIEVIRGIPSVQYGDLTSGAVILNSKAGREPLRVNAKTNPNVYEFSIGTGFELGKNRGALNISGDYAHNVTNPVRSYLYYQRAAAKVLYSNAFFNNKLRSNTSVDFLYGNNQRDLNPDDASSKIASQGKDLGVTLNTNGSYNINKGWLKEIKYVASASYTSKKSYYEEQYTNATAPYSMTTTDGAILSNTAGKDIYDNLGNKLTNFSGADANNYAIYLPNSYFAHHDIDGKEINIFGKLTTNFFKKIGNLNNKIMLGADLKVDGNEGDGKTFSNTAPPYRNLSAVNASFRPRSYKDIPYVKQLGFFAEENFSYALGNRYLNIQAGVRYDKISSVKDVITPRINASFDILPDKLTIRGGYGITAKAPTSLYLHPENAYFEYVNINEMANGTISEDQRVYMTTTRIFNTENKDLKVTKNKKAELGLDFKLGKSKFGITAFTERMNNGYGMEAQYSPVTFNEYKRSSADASTFTLSQSNPVLACYYTPSNNRTLNTKGLEFDLNLGRFDAIRTAFTLNGAWIQSESYNNDYTYFDGYSGTGGSDRTHIGVYEKGMSKSYNEQLSTTLRATHNIPSIGFVVTLTAQTIWKESNWYKFGNDTIPIKYISKVDGVMHDFKEDPISASEYTNLLRQRQDKYYIKESYSPLFCFNINVTKEIGDFLRVSFFANNMFRSYPIQKLKRETAFKVRNNQFFFGLELSLKL; from the coding sequence ATGGTAAAAAAAACGCATGGTAAAATACTATTTACTGCCATTATTTTTCTGACTTTTATCTTGCAAATAAAAGCTCAGAACACGCAGCACGAAAAATTTAAGATTTTCGGAACAGTTTATGAGGAGACAACTAGGGGAAAGAATGCTACGCTTCCTTTTGCAACTATTTCAATTCCAGATTATTCAATGAGTGTATTAAGTAATACAAACGGAAATTTCTCTTTAGGGAATATACCATCAGGAAAAGTAAGGGTAAGTGTTTCATTTCTAGGTAAGGTTACTGTAGACACATTGATCAATGTTAGTAGTAATTTGAATCTGAACTTTATTTTGAAAGAGGAAAACTTTAGATTACAAGAGATTGTTGTAACAGCAGAGAATAGCAAAGCTGGACAATCTACAGCCTCCAAGATATCGAGAACGGCAATGGACCACTTGCAGGCTACCAGTTTAAATGATGTTTTGTCTTTACTTCCAGGTGGAGTGACAAGTAATCAAACATTGAGTGAAGCGTCTCAGATAAATATTCGTTCAGTTTCTGCAAATGCTGCAGATAAAAATATGAACGGACTAGGTGCTGTTATTATACGAGATGGTGCACCTATTTCTAATAATGCAAATCTACAAACAATGAGTCCTTCTGTTGTTGGAGCTACTGCCTCATTAGGTGGTACATCTTCTCCATCGGGAGGTTTTGATATACGAGGAATTTCTGTTGATAACATAGAATCAATAGAGGTTATTCGTGGTATACCGTCTGTTCAGTATGGTGACCTTACTTCGGGGGCAGTTATTCTGAATTCTAAAGCAGGAAGAGAACCTTTGCGTGTCAATGCAAAAACAAATCCTAATGTCTACGAATTTTCTATTGGCACAGGTTTTGAACTTGGTAAAAATAGAGGAGCATTGAATATTAGTGGAGATTATGCTCATAACGTGACTAATCCAGTTAGATCATATCTTTATTATCAACGTGCAGCAGCCAAAGTTTTATATTCTAATGCGTTTTTTAATAATAAATTGAGAAGTAATACATCTGTAGATTTCTTATACGGAAACAATCAACGTGATTTGAATCCTGATGATGCATCTTCAAAAATAGCTTCACAAGGAAAAGATTTAGGGGTAACTTTAAATACAAATGGTTCATACAATATAAATAAAGGCTGGTTGAAAGAAATAAAATATGTGGCTTCTGCAAGCTATACCTCCAAAAAAAGTTATTATGAGGAACAATATACAAATGCAACAGCTCCCTATTCAATGACAACTACTGATGGTGCTATTCTGTCGAACACTGCAGGAAAGGATATTTATGATAATCTAGGTAATAAGCTAACCAATTTTAGTGGTGCAGATGCAAATAACTATGCAATCTATCTACCTAATTCATACTTTGCACACCATGATATTGATGGAAAAGAAATCAATATATTTGGTAAACTAACTACTAATTTTTTTAAAAAAATAGGGAATCTGAATAATAAGATTATGCTTGGAGCTGATCTTAAGGTTGATGGAAATGAAGGTGACGGAAAAACGTTTAGTAACACAGCTCCTCCTTATCGTAATCTGTCAGCTGTAAATGCTTCGTTTCGTCCGCGCAGTTATAAGGATATCCCTTATGTAAAGCAATTGGGCTTTTTTGCAGAAGAAAATTTTAGCTATGCATTGGGTAACAGATACTTAAATATTCAGGCAGGGGTGCGCTATGATAAAATTTCGAGCGTTAAAGATGTGATCACTCCACGTATTAATGCTTCTTTTGATATTTTACCTGATAAGCTAACTATTAGAGGTGGTTATGGTATTACAGCCAAAGCTCCTACTTCATTATATCTCCATCCAGAGAATGCTTATTTTGAATATGTGAATATCAATGAAATGGCTAATGGGACTATTTCTGAAGATCAACGTGTATATATGACAACAACGCGTATATTCAACACTGAAAATAAAGATTTAAAAGTAACAAAGAATAAGAAGGCTGAATTGGGACTAGACTTTAAGTTAGGCAAGTCAAAGTTTGGAATAACTGCTTTCACAGAAAGAATGAATAATGGCTATGGAATGGAAGCTCAGTATTCACCTGTAACATTCAATGAATATAAACGTTCTTCTGCTGATGCGTCAACCTTTACTTTGTCTCAAAGTAATCCCGTTTTAGCGTGTTACTATACACCAAGCAACAACCGCACATTAAATACCAAAGGATTAGAGTTTGACTTGAATCTGGGACGTTTTGATGCTATTCGTACTGCCTTTACATTGAATGGAGCCTGGATTCAAAGCGAGAGTTATAATAACGATTACACTTACTTTGATGGCTATAGCGGAACAGGAGGCTCAGACAGAACTCATATTGGTGTTTATGAAAAAGGGATGAGTAAGTCCTATAATGAACAGCTCTCTACAACTTTAAGGGCAACACATAATATACCAAGCATTGGGTTTGTTGTTACATTAACCGCTCAAACTATCTGGAAAGAATCTAATTGGTATAAATTTGGTAATGACACTATTCCTATTAAATATATATCTAAAGTTGACGGGGTAATGCATGATTTTAAAGAAGATCCAATATCAGCATCTGAATATACTAATTTGTTAAGACAAAGACAGGATAAATATTATATTAAAGAGTCTTATAGTCCCCTTTTCTGTTTCAATATTAATGTAACTAAAGAGATTGGTGATTTTCTGCGTGTATCGTTCTTTGCGAACAATATGTTCAGAAGTTATCCTATACAAAAATTAAAACGTGAAACTGCATTTAAGGTTCGCAATAATCAGTTCTTTTTTGGATTAGAACTTTCTTTAAAACTGTAA